The following proteins are co-located in the Acidobacteriota bacterium genome:
- the trxA gene encoding thioredoxin, producing MASNSTFEVTDQNFEQDVLKSDKPVLVDFWAAWCGPCKALAPIVDELATQFEGKVKVGKMDVDRNPSTPMRYQVRGIPTLIIYKDGQVKEQIVGYVAKEKIEQAMEKYV from the coding sequence ATGGCAAGCAATTCCACATTCGAAGTCACCGACCAGAATTTCGAGCAGGACGTGCTCAAGAGCGATAAGCCGGTCCTGGTAGATTTCTGGGCCGCATGGTGCGGTCCATGTAAGGCGCTCGCGCCCATTGTCGACGAGTTGGCGACCCAGTTCGAGGGCAAGGTCAAGGTCGGCAAGATGGACGTCGACCGCAATCCCTCCACCCCAATGCGCTACCAGGTGCGCGGCATCCCCACGCTCATCATCTATAAGGACGGACAGGTGAAGGAGCAGATCGTCGGCTACGTCGCCAAGGAGAAGATCGAGCAGGCGATGGAGAAGTACGTTTAA
- the lexA gene encoding transcriptional repressor LexA has translation MALTKRQKQVYDFIADFVARNGYSPSFEEIGQGMELSSLATVHKHVSNLEKKGLLKRDYNRSRSIDILAPKGALKKSLAAAAAAASVGAGMSLPLMGRIAAGRPVETLENPETISLADITRSRDVYVLEVTGESMIDEHIMSGDYVLVEKTNTARSGEMVVALVEGSETTLKRMYKEDAQIRLQPSNATMPPIVLPAQSVAVQGRVIGVLRKY, from the coding sequence ATGGCACTGACCAAGCGACAGAAGCAGGTCTACGACTTCATTGCCGACTTCGTGGCGCGCAACGGCTACTCACCCTCGTTCGAAGAGATCGGGCAGGGCATGGAGCTGAGTTCGCTCGCGACCGTCCACAAACATGTTTCCAACCTGGAGAAAAAAGGGCTGCTCAAACGCGACTACAACCGCAGCCGCTCGATCGACATTCTGGCGCCCAAGGGAGCGCTGAAGAAGTCGCTGGCCGCGGCCGCGGCGGCCGCTTCGGTGGGGGCAGGCATGTCCCTGCCGCTGATGGGCAGGATCGCCGCGGGACGGCCGGTAGAGACTTTGGAGAATCCGGAGACCATCTCGCTGGCGGACATCACGCGGTCGCGAGACGTCTACGTGCTCGAGGTGACGGGCGAGTCGATGATCGACGAGCACATCATGAGCGGCGACTACGTGCTGGTGGAGAAGACCAACACGGCGCGCAGCGGCGAGATGGTCGTGGCGCTGGTCGAAGGTTCCGAGACCACGCTCAAGCGCATGTACAAGGAAGATGCGCAGATCCGGCTGCAACCCTCGAATGCCACCATGCCGCCCATCGTGCTGCCGGCACAGTCGGTGGCGGTGCAGGGGCGGGTGATCGGGGTGCTCAGGAAGTACTAG
- a CDS encoding amino acid permease produces the protein MPINQPQTQDGNEAGLRRELSAGQMAMVAVGGSIGTGLLLGSGAAIKLAGPSVIVSYVLAALIMGVVALAMGEMASVHPAAGSFGVYGELYLNPWAGFVSRYGYWLAMVGSIGSEMVAAATYARYWFPGVPAWVLVLGFGGLLVGVNLRPVRSYAWFEYWFAMLKVVTIVGFMALGAAFLGSGRVAPHYTADGGFFPHGMVAPLIATAFAIFTFGGVEMVAISSGEARSPQEVARATKIMFAMLASIYIGAITVLVGVMPWQQAGVAESPFVTVFRQAGLTRASDVMNFVVLTAALSGANASLYVAARMGFSLARTGYAPAGLGKLTRHGSPLRSLLASSAGIAGAAWITARYPETAFLHMLGVALFCGAIAWMVALAAHIVFRRRMSREQVAALALRVPGGAVSSALAFVGMGAAVCAMWVTPLRMTLTSGVAALAALTVAYFVTRGMRARAAIGQK, from the coding sequence ATGCCAATCAACCAACCACAAACCCAGGACGGCAATGAAGCCGGGCTGCGGCGCGAGCTCTCCGCCGGGCAGATGGCGATGGTCGCCGTGGGCGGCTCCATCGGCACCGGCCTGTTGCTGGGCTCGGGGGCGGCGATCAAGCTGGCGGGGCCGTCGGTGATCGTGAGCTACGTGCTGGCCGCGCTCATCATGGGCGTGGTGGCGCTGGCGATGGGCGAGATGGCGAGCGTGCATCCGGCAGCGGGCTCGTTCGGCGTCTACGGCGAGCTTTACCTGAACCCGTGGGCAGGGTTCGTCTCGCGCTACGGCTACTGGCTGGCGATGGTGGGGTCGATCGGATCGGAGATGGTCGCCGCGGCGACCTACGCGCGCTACTGGTTCCCGGGCGTGCCGGCGTGGGTGCTCGTGCTCGGCTTTGGTGGGTTGCTGGTGGGTGTGAACCTGCGTCCGGTGCGGTCGTATGCGTGGTTCGAGTACTGGTTCGCGATGCTGAAGGTCGTCACCATCGTGGGATTCATGGCGCTCGGCGCCGCGTTCCTCGGAAGCGGGCGCGTGGCGCCGCATTACACCGCGGACGGCGGATTCTTCCCGCACGGCATGGTCGCGCCGCTGATCGCGACCGCATTCGCCATCTTCACCTTCGGCGGAGTGGAGATGGTGGCCATCTCGTCGGGTGAAGCGAGGTCGCCGCAGGAGGTGGCGCGCGCCACCAAGATCATGTTCGCGATGCTGGCGTCCATCTACATTGGGGCGATAACCGTGCTGGTGGGCGTGATGCCGTGGCAGCAGGCGGGGGTGGCGGAGAGTCCGTTCGTGACGGTGTTCCGGCAAGCAGGGCTCACGCGAGCCAGCGACGTGATGAACTTTGTGGTGCTGACAGCGGCGCTCTCCGGCGCCAATGCCAGTCTCTACGTGGCCGCGCGCATGGGCTTCTCGCTGGCCCGCACCGGCTACGCTCCGGCGGGGCTGGGGAAACTGACGCGGCACGGCTCACCGCTGCGCTCGCTCCTCGCTTCGAGCGCGGGCATCGCGGGGGCGGCGTGGATCACGGCGCGCTATCCGGAGACGGCCTTCCTGCACATGCTGGGCGTGGCGCTGTTCTGCGGCGCCATCGCGTGGATGGTCGCGCTCGCCGCGCACATTGTCTTCCGGCGACGGATGTCGCGCGAGCAAGTGGCCGCGTTGGCGCTGCGCGTGCCGGGTGGCGCGGTCAGTTCGGCGCTCGCGTTCGTGGGGATGGGGGCCGCAGTCTGCGCGATGTGGGTGACGCCGCTGCGCATGACCCTGACGAGCGGAGTGGCCGCACTAGCGGCGCTCACAGTGGCTTACTTCGTGACGCGAGGGATGCGGGCGCGCGCTGCCATCGGGCAGAAATAG
- a CDS encoding diguanylate cyclase, translating into MADIAKRLEKADKYLQKGKQKDALEEYLAILDDDPNQDAVRQSAADLCIALGDPGEAAKHLSTLFDRQAQSGNAAGALNTYKKLVRAGQPTVDQVLKHAQFAEKKGDKKEATEGFHAAAKALLAAGRKKDAATAYKSLVVLEPSLDNWKQFADLSAETGDAKAAGEAYFQAAELEKKAGADPLATLARGYGLDAANTPLAIAYGAALTDNQQAAAAIAILEPLATMANSAPEAREPYARALIGADRPLEAEPFVWELFEKDPARYMDSVGLIVGALISAEHHGKALALSHKLEEHEIKRGRRREYVEFIKGVTEAHPPAPEFLEYLVEIFNASNREADYCNTLVKLFELYYAMGNFLKASDSLDRAAEVDPYEPGHKKRLEMVRGKIDLNRFNTIANRFAAAGGGPGDDQPQQKMPESEPTVLEDFILQAEIYIQYGMRSKAIERLERVNKLFPHEEDKNEKLRNLYMNAGMVPKYDGAPATPAPASSRGPAQAAAAPPAPMPQPMHDESAVDNISRVTEITRNIYRQSNVKGVLFAAVNDVGRHFGASRCIAGLCVPGKPPSAALEYCAPGVKQSDVMAIVKLLGILQQIAMEQGFVSLPDAPAAPELGPVLPFLNQLDIRSILAVPLLDGDEQAGMIILEQCGKTREWRETDIVVLRTIADQTALACSNAKLRSLMKTLAVTDEKSGLLKRSSYLDVLMSETRRAVAQSATSTLMLVHFGKSSSLVKEIGEQAVENMMTQLGQAICSHVRQNDVAIRYELTTIAVVLADTNDKNAFFVVDKLRKVLGTVKVPGTDKPPPMTVGIAEAVMQGKFDPVDVVTEVINRADDALDAAKAEGPGTAKSIAAELEVAAVA; encoded by the coding sequence ATGGCAGACATCGCGAAGCGTCTCGAAAAAGCCGATAAGTATCTCCAGAAGGGCAAACAGAAAGACGCTCTCGAGGAATACCTCGCCATCCTCGACGACGATCCCAATCAAGACGCTGTTCGCCAGTCCGCTGCCGACCTCTGCATCGCGCTCGGCGATCCCGGCGAAGCCGCCAAGCACCTGAGCACGCTCTTCGACCGGCAAGCGCAGAGCGGCAATGCCGCCGGCGCGCTCAACACTTACAAGAAGCTCGTCCGCGCCGGACAGCCCACCGTCGATCAGGTCCTCAAGCATGCGCAGTTCGCGGAGAAGAAGGGTGACAAGAAGGAAGCCACCGAAGGTTTCCACGCCGCGGCCAAGGCGCTGCTCGCCGCCGGACGAAAGAAAGATGCCGCCACCGCCTACAAGTCGCTCGTCGTGCTCGAGCCCTCGCTCGACAACTGGAAGCAATTCGCCGATCTCTCCGCCGAGACGGGCGACGCGAAGGCGGCCGGCGAAGCTTACTTTCAAGCGGCGGAGCTGGAGAAGAAGGCTGGCGCCGATCCGCTGGCCACGCTCGCGCGCGGCTACGGGCTCGATGCCGCGAACACGCCGCTGGCCATCGCGTATGGCGCCGCGCTCACCGACAACCAGCAAGCCGCCGCTGCCATCGCGATCCTCGAGCCGCTGGCGACGATGGCGAACTCCGCTCCCGAAGCTCGCGAGCCGTATGCGCGCGCGCTCATCGGCGCGGATCGTCCACTCGAGGCGGAGCCCTTCGTCTGGGAGCTGTTCGAGAAAGATCCCGCGCGTTACATGGATAGCGTCGGCCTGATCGTCGGCGCGCTCATCTCCGCCGAGCATCATGGGAAAGCGCTCGCGCTCTCCCATAAGCTGGAAGAGCACGAGATCAAGCGCGGCCGCCGCCGCGAGTACGTGGAGTTCATCAAGGGAGTGACGGAAGCGCATCCTCCCGCGCCCGAGTTCCTCGAGTACCTGGTCGAGATCTTCAACGCTTCCAATCGCGAAGCCGACTACTGCAACACCCTGGTCAAGCTGTTCGAGCTTTACTACGCCATGGGAAACTTTCTCAAGGCGAGCGATTCGCTCGACCGCGCTGCCGAAGTGGATCCCTACGAGCCCGGACACAAGAAGCGCCTCGAGATGGTGCGCGGCAAGATCGATCTGAACCGCTTCAACACCATCGCCAACCGCTTTGCCGCGGCCGGTGGCGGGCCCGGCGATGACCAGCCGCAGCAGAAAATGCCGGAGAGCGAGCCCACCGTGCTCGAAGACTTCATCCTCCAGGCCGAGATCTACATCCAGTACGGCATGCGCTCCAAGGCCATCGAGCGTCTCGAGCGCGTCAACAAACTTTTTCCGCACGAGGAAGACAAGAACGAGAAGCTGCGCAACCTTTATATGAACGCGGGCATGGTGCCGAAATATGACGGCGCCCCCGCCACTCCTGCCCCGGCTTCAAGTCGCGGCCCGGCTCAGGCCGCCGCCGCGCCGCCGGCCCCCATGCCGCAGCCCATGCACGACGAGAGCGCGGTCGACAATATCTCGCGCGTCACCGAGATCACACGCAACATCTATCGCCAATCGAACGTGAAGGGCGTGCTCTTTGCCGCCGTCAACGACGTGGGCCGCCACTTTGGCGCCAGCCGCTGCATCGCCGGGCTCTGTGTTCCGGGCAAGCCACCCTCGGCGGCGCTCGAATACTGCGCGCCCGGCGTGAAGCAGTCGGACGTGATGGCCATCGTGAAGCTGCTCGGCATCCTGCAGCAGATCGCCATGGAGCAGGGCTTCGTCTCACTCCCCGACGCGCCCGCCGCACCCGAGCTGGGTCCGGTGCTGCCTTTCCTCAACCAGCTCGACATCCGCTCTATCCTCGCCGTGCCGCTGCTGGATGGCGACGAGCAAGCCGGCATGATCATCCTCGAGCAATGCGGCAAGACGCGCGAGTGGCGCGAGACCGACATCGTCGTGTTGCGCACCATCGCCGACCAGACCGCGCTCGCCTGCTCGAACGCCAAACTGCGCTCGCTGATGAAGACGCTGGCCGTCACCGACGAGAAGTCCGGGCTGCTCAAGCGCTCTTCCTACCTCGACGTGCTCATGTCCGAGACGCGCCGCGCGGTGGCGCAGAGCGCCACCTCCACGCTCATGCTGGTGCACTTCGGCAAATCGTCTTCGCTGGTGAAGGAGATCGGCGAGCAGGCGGTCGAGAACATGATGACGCAGCTCGGCCAGGCCATCTGCTCACACGTGCGGCAGAACGACGTCGCCATCCGCTACGAGCTCACCACCATCGCCGTGGTGCTCGCCGACACCAACGACAAGAACGCGTTCTTCGTGGTGGACAAGCTGCGCAAGGTGCTGGGCACGGTGAAAGTCCCCGGCACCGACAAGCCGCCGCCCATGACCGTCGGCATCGCCGAAGCCGTGATGCAAGGGAAGTTCGATCCCGTCGACGTCGTCACCGAAGTCATCAATCGCGCCGATGATGCGCTCGACGCCGCCAAAGCCGAAGGCCCCGGCACCGCAAAATCCATCGCCGCCGAACTCGAAGTCGCTGCCGTGGCCTAG